In the genome of Candidatus Kuenenbacteria bacterium, the window AATCCAGGTGGCCGAAAAGGCGGCAATAGCCAAAGCTGAGACCCAACAGGCCAAAGTGGTTTCCACCAAGCCGGACTCGGCCAAAGCTGACTCTACCAACCAGGTGGCTCCGGCGCCGATTCAGACGCCACCGCCGGCCAAGGAGGGGAAGTGATGAAAGTGATGGAACTATTCAAAGCTTATCCGGGCCATCCGGCCTGGATAAACCCGATTCTGGTCAGCGTGATCACTCTGGTGATCTATTGGCTGGGATAGGGAGAGCGTAAAGGCGTTGGTTAGAAGATCAGCGCCTTTTTTATTTTTTGGTGATAAATAAAAAAACCGCCCATTGCCTTTGGTGGCTTTGGGCGGAATGTTACTGTCGGGCTCAATCTTTTCTCCGGAGCTCCAGACGTAGAGCTGGCTCTGGTCCCGGATCGGTAGAGCGTTTTGGCTGTGGCGGTTGCGATCTCGCCATAGCCGCCTGTATTTGGCGCACTACAATCAACCGGCGAAGTTCGCGGCGGTGGGAGTTTCCCAGTCTCCCGACTTCTTCGGCTGTGACGGTCGCGCCGGGAAAAAGATCGCTGATTTTTTTGGCGATCCTTGCCAGGCCAGCTGGCGAGAGAAAATCATTGCTCTCGAGCAGGGCCGTAAGCCGCCGGATCTTTTTTCGATTCATGCTGGCCTCCCCTAGACGCAGATGGGAATTTCATGGTCCCAGCTTGGCTGGGGATCATTGAGAACAGACTCAAGAGTCTGTTCATCCCGGAAATGCTCAAGCTCCCGGCCTTGGTCAGTCGTGTTGCGGGGCAGGTGATTTTCATCTGGCATTGTGAATACCTCCTTTGGTATGATTTTTTGGATGGGGTTTGTTTTTTTAAGAACTAAAAAATATAGCGCAAATGGGCTATTTTGTCAACATCTTATATTTGAGCAACCGAATAAATATAGTTTTTTATTTCTGTTTCAAAGCGTTCTGTAGAGAATTTTTCGGCATGATTTTTGATAAAAACAGAATTATATTTTTCAGGCTGAAAGTGGAGTATCTGATAGGCCAAAGCCTCCCAGGTTTGTTCAGGAAAAAATTCACCAGTTTTGCCCGGGATGATAGTTTCCAAAGCGCCGCCAGCGCCAAAAGCAATAACCGGCCGGCCAGCAGCCATGGCTTCAACAGCGGTAATGCCAAAATCTTCCAGTTGCGGGTGGATGTAGGCCAGACAGTGGCGGTAAAGTTCATTTTTGGCAGAGTCATCGACAGCCCCGAGGAATTTAATGTTTTTGTAGGCCATTTTTTGGAGGCGTTTTTTTTCTGGGCCAGTGCCAAAAATTTTTAATTTAATCCCCAATTTATTAAAGGTTTTAATGGTTAGATCATATTTTTTGTACGCTACCAAGCGGCCGCCAGCGAGGAAATAGTTGTCGATCTTTTCGGAAGGCTCAAAGTCGTGGGTAGCGACTGGCGGGTAGATGACTACGCTGTCCCGGCCGTAATATTTTTGGATGCGTTCTTGGACGGTTTTGGAATTGGCGATAAAATAGTCAACCTGTCTGGCAGAGACAAGATCAAG includes:
- a CDS encoding glycosyltransferase family 4 protein; translated protein: MSIALIHDYLVQLGGAEKVLLSLGRVFPNSPIFVMLHDREKIGSIFPPQKIYSSWLQKMPFAKSHYQWYLTLMPKAASSHQLDSYNIIVSSASSFAKNIKKNKDAVHFCYCHTPTRYLWHDHLSYVEDLNYPFWVKKLIPLFLPRLRHLDLVSARQVDYFIANSKTVQERIQKYYGRDSVVIYPPVATHDFEPSEKIDNYFLAGGRLVAYKKYDLTIKTFNKLGIKLKIFGTGPEKKRLQKMAYKNIKFLGAVDDSAKNELYRHCLAYIHPQLEDFGITAVEAMAAGRPVIAFGAGGALETIIPGKTGEFFPEQTWEALAYQILHFQPEKYNSVFIKNHAEKFSTERFETEIKNYIYSVAQI